The region TCTTCCGTGGcagcccttcctctcccttctcccaaatCCCTGGGATGACGCGAGCCCACCGGGCAATCCAGGACGGCTCCCATTGCAAGACCCTCAGTTCACCCCATCTGGGAAGCCACCTCGCCTGTAGGGCTGTATCCACCAGTTGTGGGGATGAAGTGGACATCTCCGGGGCCACGGAAGTTACCCACAAAGCCCTGTCCCCCCAAATGGGAGGAGGAGGTATACTCTTCTAGGGAGCGTACACTTCTAATTTTTAGACCAGGTTGGCTCTGCATATTAATTGCTGAGCAGGAGACCTTTTTACCTAAAAGGGGTCAGATCAGAAAGTTAGGGATTCGCCCTCAGTGCCACCCAGCAGAGTAAGAAATAACCTCACTGGTTCAAGGGACAAAGTGGGACAAAAGAAGCCCTGGGGCCCATCAGGCTGAGCTAGGAGCGCCCACTCGCCCAAGAGGCCACCTCTGAGTGGTCAGCGCCCTGTGCACGGCCATCTGGTAACCTGTGGCTTCTCTGCAGAGGGAGCTTTCCTGGATTCTGGGAGCTCCCCCTGGAGGAAGCAGTTTAGGGAAAGGCACTAAGGGAGAGACCCCGCACACACTCGGGTGGACTTCAAATGCACTCTGGGATTTATTAGACCTTTGTGTGGGTGGCTGCAGAGCCTGGGCACTCCGCACCAGCCAGGTGGGTGCTGGGTGAATGGCCCAGGTCGGGGCCAGGGACACTAGGGGCGACTCTCTCCGCCTGGTTAGCTGTAAGATGGTCAGTCGGGTCCAGAAGGTCTGAAGTGGATGATGTCTGGGCTGCCTGGTAGGAGTTCGGAGAGCAGCCACTTCTGACCGCACGGAGGAGGGGTCCTAGGAAGCCATGGGCTCAGCAGCAGTTAGAGGTGCCGCAGGGGGCAGGCCTGCAGAccagggtggggcaggagggctggcagCCCCCAGAGGACTGGCAGGAGGGAGCCACATACACAATGGGCTTGTAGCTCACGGGCAGGCACACAACTGGCTTGCAGGTCACGGGCACGCTGCAGGACATCTGGCAGGAGCTGGGCATGCAGCAGGATGTCTGGCAGGAACTGGGGGTGCAGCAGGTCacctggcaggggctgggggtgcagcagGCTATCTGGCAGCTCACAGGCACGCAGCAGGACGTCTGGCAGGAGCTGGGCACGCCGCAGGATGTCTGGCAGGAGCTGGGCACTCCGCAGGACgtctggcaggggctgggggtgcagcagGTCACCTGGCAGGAGCTGGGCACGCCGCAGGATGTCTGGCAGGAGCTGGGCATGCCGCAGGACgtctggcaggggctgggggtgcagctGGCCTGCTGGCAGCCCGTGGAGCAGCTGGTGAAGTACATGGCGGTGTGGGGCTGGAGTGGAGTCAGGGTGGAGGACAGGGCTGGTCTGGAGGCTCCTTCCCCAGGCAGCCTTTATACCCGGGCTGTGGCATCCTGGCAACaagccacacaggtgccttcCTCCTGGGTGCCTGActgttttcctcctcctcctcctctgtgcgTCTCTTCCTGGAGTTTCTGGGGAAGTTCAGGAAACTGCAAcagctggaggctcagtgtgacCCAGCAGCCCTGTGATTTCTGGACTCAGAGCCCAGGTTGGATGGTGAAGGAGCATCAGCTGGGGATAGGAGACCCCACATCAGGATGTTCAAGGTCCTCCCCAAGCTTACATACCCTGTCCTCTGCCCACATAAGCACCATCCTGCTCGCCAGACCAGGGGTCCCCCGTTTTGATTTGGAAACTCCGTGATCCAGAAGGTCTTCCCAATGGACCAGAGCCAAGCAGCTGGGCTCCTCATTGGGGACAGCCGTGGCCATGTCATCCACCATGTCATCCAGTTCTAgctttgtgccaggcaccgtgctaagcCTTTTACCTGGATCAGCTCATCACTGACCAGTCACCAATCCTTGCCGCCATCCAAGGGGTAGGTGATACCCCTCTTACATGGAGGCGCAGTTAGATTCCATGATGTTTGTGTGCTCTCACCACTGCGGTGAAGAAGCAGGAATTTGAAGCTGCGCAGTTTCACTCTGGAGTCTGCGGTCTTTACCATTGTGCCAAATTATGCTGGGGCTTTAGGGGTTTTCTGAGACTCTTGGATCCGTAagttaggattaaaaaaaatcaaatttgggGTGTTGCCTGGATGActcaatcggttgagcatctgactcttgatctcagctcaggtcttgatctcagggtcatgagttcaagccccacgttgggttccatgctgggcatggagcctacttgaaaaaaaatgggggaattTTGTCCATTATTTATGTTTCAATAttattctcttctcctccttggGTTAAAATTGCTTATTGTTAGACTTGCTGATATTGTCCATAGACCCTCTTCATGATTCTtaattctgttctctttttcagaTTGGGTAATTCCTACTGATGTGTCTTCATATTGACAGTCTTTCTTATTCTATCGGCCCGGGACTATGATGCCTGGACTCAAGCTGTGTGGTCCGCACTTGTCCACCTGCACCGGCAGCCCAGCACCCACCCTGCAGGATTTCCCACTGTTCCAGGAACGCGCCCATTTCTGCAGCAGTGTCCTCATGCCCCCACGGCTGCTTCTGCTTGGAACACCACCTCCGCCCCATCCACGTCACCCACATGCCAGCTCAGCATCGCCTCCACACAGAGGTCCCCAAACCACTCACCAGCACGCCTATTCCTCTCTACGTGCTGAACCTGTTTTCCTTTCCGGGACTCAGACCGCTCTGGAGTCATTTCATGCATTAACTTTCATCCTCTCGTTTATTCATTGCCCCACAAGGCTCATGAGGCTAGGACGTCTCTGTAGCCAGCacacaatatatatttgttgcaTGAACAAATCAATTATTGTATAGATTACTAGGAGGCAGAAGTTGGTCACCTTTCTATAAAGggaagatagtaaatatttcaggctttgcaggGGCATGGTCTCTCTCATAACCACTCTGCATTATAGTGCAAGCCGTAGACAATACATAAGCAAATAAGCATGTCtgtttccaataaaactttatttacaaaacaaggAGCAGGCCAGATTTGTCCCACAGACTCCCCTGCTTCCCAGTTTACAGATCCCTAGTATAATGTTTTCCTGTGCAAAATAAAAGCTCAGAATGCATCACTGCCTCAAAGTCACCACTGACGGGCATGAGACAAAAAGGAATAAGGGACGCGGTACTGAGTGGAGCGTGGTGTTGTGTGCACATTACTGCCTGGAGAAGTAGCACGAACCCCACGCACAGGCAAACCAGAAGATCCtgtttaca is a window of Zalophus californianus isolate mZalCal1 chromosome 1, mZalCal1.pri.v2, whole genome shotgun sequence DNA encoding:
- the LOC118357238 gene encoding keratin-associated protein 12-1-like, whose protein sequence is MYFTSCSTGCQQASCTPSPCQTSCGMPSSCQTSCGVPSSCQVTCCTPSPCQTSCGVPSSCQTSCGVPSSCQTSCCVPVSCQIACCTPSPCQPVVCLPVSYKPIVYVAPSCQSSGGCQPSCPTLVCRPAPCGTSNCC